A region from the Pirellulales bacterium genome encodes:
- a CDS encoding DEAD/DEAH box helicase: MTLDIARKMPAEKGTVPFYSETTSPPSPRPSPIKGEGENDGDSPRLFSEFGLAPPILRAVTAEGYTAPTPIQLQAIPHIVAGRDLLGCAQTGTGKTAAFALPILHRLLGAAVARSGDRATTSRKRNVRVLVLSPTRELAAQIGDSFRAYGRHTGMRHTVVFGGVSQRPQVRDLQQGVDILIATPGRLLDLMNQGFIDLAAVEIFVLDEADRMLDMGFLPDLRRVIAKLPARRQTLLFSATMPEPIQRLADTILRNPVQVRIAPVKATTDLIEQSVCHVTSLQKPQKLADFLTSNPVTRAIVFTRTKHRADRVTRQLNQAGVSAAAIHGDKTQAARQRALAGFKANRNGMQVLVATDVAARGIDVEGVSHVLNYDLPHEPEMYVHRIGRTGRAGVAGIAVSFCDHEERTHLHAIERLIRQKLRVDANHPASAIVAPAQELPDGAKSSQQKRQPRRGGTGRATASRIKRKRTHTSRAGRHRDERKRRGGIAASER, encoded by the coding sequence ATGACTCTTGATATTGCGCGAAAAATGCCTGCTGAGAAGGGGACAGTCCCCTTTTATTCCGAGACAACCTCACCACCCTCACCCCGACCCTCTCCCATCAAGGGCGAGGGAGAGAATGACGGGGACAGTCCCCGGCTGTTTTCGGAATTCGGGCTTGCGCCCCCCATATTGCGCGCCGTTACTGCGGAAGGCTACACCGCTCCGACTCCGATTCAATTGCAGGCGATTCCCCACATCGTGGCCGGCCGCGATCTGCTCGGTTGTGCCCAGACGGGCACGGGCAAGACGGCGGCTTTTGCGCTGCCGATTCTGCATCGGCTGCTTGGCGCCGCAGTAGCACGGTCGGGAGACCGTGCTACAACAAGTAGAAAGCGCAACGTTCGCGTCTTAGTGCTTTCGCCGACGCGCGAACTGGCCGCGCAGATCGGCGATAGCTTTCGAGCGTATGGACGGCATACAGGCATGAGACACACGGTCGTCTTCGGCGGAGTCAGCCAACGGCCGCAGGTGCGCGACTTGCAACAGGGCGTTGACATCCTGATTGCGACGCCGGGCAGGTTGCTCGACCTGATGAATCAGGGGTTCATCGATCTCGCCGCAGTCGAGATTTTCGTGCTGGACGAGGCCGATCGGATGCTCGATATGGGGTTCCTGCCCGATCTGCGGCGCGTGATTGCCAAATTGCCGGCGCGTCGGCAGACCCTGTTGTTTTCCGCGACCATGCCGGAGCCAATTCAGCGGCTCGCCGACACGATTCTCCGAAACCCGGTCCAAGTTCGGATCGCGCCGGTTAAGGCGACCACCGACCTGATCGAGCAGTCCGTCTGCCACGTGACCAGTCTGCAGAAGCCACAAAAGCTCGCTGACTTCCTGACCTCGAATCCGGTCACGCGGGCGATCGTATTCACGCGCACCAAGCACAGGGCCGACCGCGTCACGCGGCAGTTGAATCAGGCAGGAGTTTCGGCCGCCGCAATACATGGCGACAAGACTCAGGCGGCCCGGCAGCGGGCGCTCGCCGGGTTCAAAGCGAATCGGAATGGGATGCAGGTGCTGGTGGCCACCGACGTCGCCGCGCGCGGGATCGACGTCGAGGGGGTCTCCCACGTGCTGAACTACGACTTGCCGCACGAGCCGGAAATGTACGTGCATCGAATTGGCCGAACGGGACGGGCAGGCGTCGCCGGCATTGCCGTTTCGTTCTGCGATCATGAGGAACGCACGCACTTGCATGCGATCGAGCGGCTTATCCGCCAGAAGCTGCGCGTCGACGCGAACCATCCGGCCAGTGCGATCGTTGCCCCAGCTCAGGAGCTGCCAGACGGGGCGAAGAGTTCACAGCAAAAGAGGCAGCCGCGCCGTGGCGGGACCGGGCGAGCCACCGCGAGCCGGATCAAACGAAAGCGGACGCACACGAGTCGCGCCGGCCGTCACCGAGACGAGCGGAAGCGTCGCGGCGGAATTGCGGCTAGCGAGCGTTAG
- a CDS encoding DUF4870 domain-containing protein — translation MALADEIHKLDELRQRGALTDDEYTKAKARLLDGSAPQPGVPPVQTAPLFGGASGQPVDIEQQTRQWAMLLHISLLAGFVVPFGGLVVPIIIWQLKKNELPGIDAHGKVVVNWIISAIIYAIVSGILCVVLIGIPMLLALAVLHIVFPIIGAVKANNGELWKYPLSITFLS, via the coding sequence ATGGCACTAGCTGACGAAATTCACAAGCTCGATGAACTGCGCCAGCGCGGCGCGTTAACCGACGACGAATATACCAAGGCCAAAGCGCGGTTGCTCGATGGTTCCGCGCCGCAACCGGGCGTGCCTCCCGTGCAGACCGCCCCACTGTTCGGCGGCGCCTCGGGCCAACCGGTCGATATCGAGCAGCAAACCCGTCAATGGGCGATGCTCTTGCACATCTCCCTATTGGCCGGATTTGTCGTTCCATTCGGCGGGCTCGTCGTACCGATCATCATCTGGCAGCTCAAGAAGAACGAACTGCCGGGGATCGACGCTCACGGGAAGGTGGTCGTCAACTGGATCATCTCGGCGATCATCTACGCGATCGTTTCCGGGATCCTCTGTGTGGTTCTAATTGGCATTCCGATGCTGCTCGCCCTGGCGGTGCTCCATATCGTCTTCCCGATCATCGGTGCCGTGAAAGCCAACAACGGCGAACTTTGGAAATACCCGCTGTCGATCACGTTCCTGAGCTAG
- a CDS encoding DUF1559 domain-containing protein: MLISPASVCLADHPGATDPAVKSPEAPEHLDLTFIPAEAVAAIVAHPEAVLTGPDAEWLPIEIITAAGMKQAGIDPLKVKEAVVIFASPTSGTDPDFAAVLRFSEPYSKAAVTAILPPGKEMNIDGKTVVEVLAPRAMWLYLPDDKTIVIGMTPLVQKMLAAKDVDSPLIRLLKKVDVSSHLTAVFSIDAVRPIMKQAVAAVPPVPPPFQDFLKLPDLLSAILVRVNIGAKFNGELTLRSIDETSAQETERIVKLGLAMAQQAVMVQIAVTGGQSSDPVQQASAKYATRMVNQMFARVKPVRRGQNLSVSVEANSSVGSIGVMMGLLLPAMEAARGAAIRVQSMNNMKQIGLAILNFESVNRRLPAHAIFDKQGKPLLSWRVQILPFIEQNNLFQQFRLDEPWDSEHNKTLISQMPLIYAKPNRPNDGKTPFQVPVGKGLAFEGAQGLRLPDFSDGTSNTILLVEVNDDRAVEWTKPDDLDVDLSKPLDGLGDAEPNGFAVLLADGSARTLSKSIDPAVLKALFTRAGGEPINPNDIEGSEIKRIEKTRERPDGGKTIEGGEKILEKRTDRNSTDPNARP, from the coding sequence ATGTTGATCTCTCCTGCAAGCGTTTGCTTGGCGGACCATCCCGGCGCAACCGATCCGGCTGTGAAATCGCCGGAGGCACCCGAGCATCTCGATCTCACGTTCATACCCGCCGAGGCCGTCGCGGCGATTGTCGCGCATCCGGAGGCGGTGCTGACTGGGCCCGACGCGGAATGGCTGCCGATCGAGATCATCACCGCCGCAGGCATGAAACAGGCGGGGATCGATCCGCTGAAAGTGAAGGAGGCGGTTGTGATTTTCGCCTCGCCGACGAGCGGCACCGACCCGGATTTCGCCGCCGTGCTCCGCTTTTCGGAGCCGTACTCCAAGGCGGCCGTGACGGCAATCCTTCCTCCCGGCAAGGAGATGAACATCGACGGGAAAACGGTCGTCGAAGTGCTGGCGCCGCGCGCGATGTGGCTCTATTTGCCGGATGACAAAACGATCGTGATCGGCATGACGCCGCTGGTGCAAAAGATGCTGGCGGCCAAAGACGTGGATAGTCCGCTGATCCGCTTGCTGAAGAAGGTCGACGTCTCGTCGCACTTGACGGCCGTGTTTTCGATCGATGCCGTGCGCCCGATCATGAAGCAAGCGGTGGCGGCGGTGCCGCCGGTGCCCCCGCCGTTTCAGGATTTTCTGAAGTTGCCCGATCTTTTGTCTGCCATTCTGGTGCGAGTCAACATTGGAGCAAAGTTCAACGGGGAATTGACTCTGCGAAGCATCGATGAAACCTCCGCGCAAGAGACCGAGCGAATCGTCAAATTGGGTCTGGCGATGGCGCAGCAGGCCGTGATGGTCCAGATCGCCGTCACGGGAGGACAGAGCAGCGATCCGGTGCAACAAGCGTCGGCCAAATATGCGACGCGGATGGTCAACCAGATGTTCGCGCGCGTCAAGCCGGTCCGGCGCGGGCAAAATCTGAGCGTCTCGGTTGAGGCGAATTCGAGCGTCGGCTCGATCGGCGTGATGATGGGGCTTCTACTGCCGGCGATGGAGGCGGCGCGCGGGGCGGCCATTCGAGTCCAGTCGATGAACAACATGAAGCAGATCGGTTTGGCCATACTGAACTTCGAGTCCGTCAATCGGCGACTTCCGGCCCACGCCATCTTCGATAAGCAGGGCAAGCCGCTCTTGAGCTGGCGCGTGCAGATTCTACCCTTCATTGAACAAAACAACCTCTTTCAGCAATTCCGCCTCGACGAGCCGTGGGACAGCGAGCACAACAAGACCCTGATTTCGCAAATGCCTCTCATTTATGCGAAACCAAACCGCCCGAACGATGGCAAGACCCCGTTTCAAGTTCCCGTTGGCAAAGGTTTGGCGTTCGAGGGCGCGCAGGGACTTCGACTTCCTGACTTTTCGGACGGCACCAGCAACACGATTTTGCTGGTCGAAGTCAACGACGATCGAGCGGTCGAGTGGACCAAGCCGGATGATCTGGACGTGGACTTGAGCAAACCGCTTGACGGACTAGGCGACGCCGAGCCGAACGGCTTCGCCGTGCTGCTCGCCGACGGCAGCGCGAGAACGCTCTCCAAGTCGATCGACCCGGCGGTGCTCAAGGCGCTGTTCACCCGCGCCGGCGGTGAACCGATCAATCCCAATGACATCGAAGGGAGCGAAATTAAGCGTATCGAGAAGACCCGCGAAAGGCCCGACGGTGGCAAGACCATTGAAGGTGGCGAGAAGATCCTCGAGAAGCGTACCGATCGCAACTCCACCGATCCCAATGCCCGTCCCTAG
- a CDS encoding DUF1559 domain-containing protein — MLVIKLALLNYQSIWRGFPPRSIEDKDGKPLLSWRVAVLPYMEEKNLHRQFHLDEPWDGEHNKALIERIPAAFANPNRPRDGKTNYLLPVGNGTLFGSGKRMRIKEIADASKTIMFVEADEDRAVIWTKPSDLDVDMDHPSCGLGHFRSDGILVEMCDGPVRTLRPGVSETTLKALFNYQGDKAIDPNDY, encoded by the coding sequence ATGCTCGTGATCAAGTTGGCGCTCCTGAATTATCAATCGATTTGGCGCGGATTTCCGCCGCGGTCGATCGAAGACAAGGACGGTAAGCCGCTGTTGAGCTGGCGCGTCGCAGTTCTTCCATATATGGAGGAAAAGAATCTGCATAGACAATTCCATTTGGATGAGCCGTGGGACGGCGAGCACAATAAGGCGCTGATCGAGAGAATACCTGCCGCGTTTGCCAATCCCAATCGGCCGCGCGACGGCAAAACGAACTATCTTTTACCGGTCGGCAATGGCACGCTGTTTGGCAGCGGGAAACGGATGAGAATCAAAGAGATTGCCGACGCCAGCAAGACCATAATGTTCGTCGAAGCCGACGAAGATCGAGCCGTGATCTGGACCAAGCCGAGCGACCTGGATGTCGATATGGATCATCCAAGTTGCGGGTTGGGACATTTTCGTTCCGACGGAATCCTTGTAGAAATGTGCGACGGCCCGGTGCGGACGCTCCGCCCTGGGGTTAGTGAAACGACACTCAAGGCGCTCTTCAACTATCAGGGGGATAAGGCGATCGATCCAAATGATTATTGA
- a CDS encoding agmatine deiminase family protein: MNVSSGLSPLAPAALGYRMPAEWEPHAATWLSWPHKLASWPGKFEPIPALYARLVRTLAAAEKVCVLAGGHAKAQAKVMLAGAPNVELYDIPTDDAWLRDSGPTFLVGPPSAPPALVDWGYNAWGGKYPPYENDDVIPRLIARQLGHVCYKPRIIFEGGAIDTDGRGTFLTTEQCLLNPNRNPQLSRADIERYLAGYLGARKVLWLGGGIVGDDTDGHIDELARFVAPKTVVAAVEEDPKDENYEPLKDNLARLKSLTDADGAPLEVIPLPMPRPLSYEAQRLPASYCNFYIANGLVIVPQFGDPTDGRAVEVLAKLFPDRRICPLPAIDLVWGLGAFHCITQQQPALA, encoded by the coding sequence ATGAATGTCTCCTCTGGCCTCTCTCCTCTCGCCCCTGCCGCGCTCGGCTATCGAATGCCGGCCGAGTGGGAGCCGCACGCCGCCACCTGGCTCTCTTGGCCGCATAAGCTGGCGTCCTGGCCGGGAAAGTTCGAACCGATCCCGGCGCTTTATGCGCGGCTGGTGCGAACGCTGGCCGCCGCCGAGAAAGTCTGCGTTCTGGCGGGCGGGCATGCAAAGGCTCAAGCGAAAGTGATGCTCGCCGGTGCGCCAAACGTCGAACTGTATGACATCCCGACCGACGACGCCTGGCTGCGCGACAGCGGGCCGACGTTTCTCGTCGGCCCGCCCAGCGCCCCGCCCGCGCTCGTCGATTGGGGCTACAACGCCTGGGGCGGCAAGTATCCGCCGTATGAAAACGATGACGTGATTCCGCGGCTCATCGCTCGCCAGCTCGGCCACGTCTGTTACAAGCCGCGGATCATATTCGAAGGGGGCGCGATCGACACCGATGGCCGCGGCACGTTTCTTACCACCGAGCAATGTCTGTTGAACCCAAATCGCAATCCGCAGCTTTCCCGCGCCGACATCGAACGCTATCTAGCCGGCTATCTCGGTGCCCGCAAGGTGCTGTGGCTCGGCGGCGGAATTGTCGGCGACGACACCGACGGGCATATCGACGAGCTGGCCCGATTCGTCGCTCCGAAGACGGTCGTCGCGGCGGTCGAGGAGGACCCCAAGGACGAAAACTACGAGCCGCTCAAGGACAATCTCGCGCGTCTCAAGTCGCTCACCGATGCCGACGGCGCGCCGTTGGAGGTGATTCCGCTGCCGATGCCGCGGCCGCTCTCCTATGAAGCGCAGCGGCTGCCCGCCAGCTATTGCAATTTCTACATCGCCAACGGGCTGGTGATCGTGCCGCAATTCGGCGACCCGACCGATGGCCGCGCGGTCGAGGTGCTCGCGAAGCTCTTTCCCGATCGGCGAATCTGCCCGCTCCCGGCGATCGATCTCGTCTGGGGCCTGGGGGCATTTCACTGCATCACGCAGCAACAGCCGGCGCTTGCGTGA
- a CDS encoding carbon-nitrogen hydrolase encodes MNAKPTASSNPSPERVTVALVQMSCVAPKHANVEKALDRIAQAAAAGANVVCLQELFAGLYPCQSEDHRRFDEAESIPGPTSDLLAAAAREHGVAIVGSLFERRAPGLYHNTAVLFDADGSLAGIYRKMHIPDDPLYYEKFYFTPGDLGFRSFTTRFGPIGACVCWDQWYPEAARLTALAGAKIIFYPTAIGWLADEKAEFGASQHSAWETMMRSHAIANGLFVAAANRVGTEGGIEFWGGSFVCDPNGNVLARASHDAEETLLVECDLARLDAVRTHWPFLRDRRIDAYGDLTRRYLD; translated from the coding sequence ATGAACGCCAAACCCACAGCAAGCTCGAACCCTTCGCCGGAGCGCGTGACGGTCGCGCTCGTGCAAATGAGCTGCGTGGCGCCGAAGCATGCGAACGTCGAAAAAGCTCTCGACCGGATTGCACAAGCCGCGGCGGCCGGTGCGAACGTCGTCTGCCTTCAGGAACTCTTCGCCGGACTCTATCCCTGCCAGAGCGAGGACCATCGCCGATTCGACGAAGCCGAGTCGATCCCCGGCCCAACGAGCGATCTCTTGGCCGCGGCGGCGCGCGAGCACGGAGTCGCGATCGTGGGCTCGCTCTTTGAGCGGCGCGCCCCGGGGCTATACCACAACACGGCCGTCCTGTTCGACGCCGACGGCAGCCTGGCGGGCATCTATCGCAAGATGCACATCCCCGACGATCCGCTTTATTACGAGAAATTCTATTTCACGCCCGGCGATCTGGGATTTCGAAGTTTTACGACGCGATTCGGCCCGATTGGCGCCTGTGTCTGCTGGGACCAATGGTATCCCGAGGCGGCGCGGCTCACGGCGCTGGCCGGGGCAAAGATTATTTTCTATCCGACGGCGATCGGCTGGCTAGCCGACGAGAAGGCGGAGTTCGGCGCGAGCCAGCATTCCGCCTGGGAGACGATGATGCGGAGCCACGCGATCGCCAACGGCCTGTTTGTAGCGGCCGCGAATCGGGTCGGGACTGAGGGTGGGATCGAGTTTTGGGGCGGATCGTTCGTTTGCGATCCAAATGGCAACGTGCTGGCTCGGGCATCGCACGACGCCGAGGAGACGCTGCTGGTCGAATGCGATCTGGCCCGGCTCGACGCTGTGCGCACCCATTGGCCTTTTCTCCGCGACCGCCGCATCGACGCCTATGGCGATCTCACCCGACGTTACTTGGACTGA
- the galK gene encoding galactokinase, which translates to MTNSASENHSLDELARDVAARFAERFRRPPRWIAAAPGRVNLIGEHVDYNGGFVLPMAIERFTVIAADAAPEHSGEIRLASADFQEETTFRLHSQMTPGAPPWSNYVRGVLAGCLARGFAIPGLDALVASTVPIGGGLSSSAALEVATATLAEAIAGESLETAAKALLCQRAEHEFAGVPCGIMDQFIVAGARHDHAMLLDCRSMEFEFVPFAKHAVTVLTINSHVRHSLAGGEYGKRRAECETAARILGMPTLREATLDDLNRRRNELGPEIFRRARHVVGEIERTTAAARAIAAEDWPAVGAAMYASHASLRDDFEVSCDELNLLVDFAAALGPERGVLGSRMTGGGFGGCTVSLVRADAVDAVARSIGQSYREQTGIEATSFSTRPAGGARVLPLTHGS; encoded by the coding sequence TTGACGAATTCAGCCTCAGAAAATCACTCGCTCGATGAACTCGCGCGAGATGTGGCCGCGCGGTTTGCCGAGCGATTTCGGCGACCACCGCGTTGGATCGCCGCCGCGCCGGGGCGGGTAAACCTGATCGGCGAGCACGTCGATTATAACGGGGGCTTCGTCTTGCCAATGGCGATCGAGCGGTTCACCGTGATCGCTGCCGACGCCGCGCCGGAGCATTCGGGCGAAATCCGGCTGGCCAGCGCGGATTTCCAAGAGGAAACCACATTCCGTTTGCATTCCCAAATGACGCCCGGCGCGCCGCCGTGGTCCAATTATGTGCGCGGCGTGCTGGCCGGCTGTTTGGCGCGGGGATTCGCGATTCCTGGCTTGGATGCGCTCGTGGCGTCGACTGTGCCGATCGGCGGAGGGCTTTCGAGCAGCGCGGCCTTGGAAGTGGCCACCGCGACGCTTGCCGAAGCGATCGCCGGCGAGTCGCTCGAAACGGCGGCCAAGGCCCTGCTGTGCCAGCGGGCCGAGCACGAATTCGCCGGCGTGCCGTGCGGAATCATGGACCAGTTCATCGTCGCCGGCGCCCGCCACGATCATGCGATGCTGCTCGATTGCCGCTCGATGGAGTTCGAGTTCGTTCCGTTTGCGAAGCATGCAGTGACGGTGCTTACAATCAATAGCCACGTGAGGCATTCGCTGGCCGGCGGCGAATACGGGAAGCGGCGCGCGGAGTGCGAAACGGCGGCCCGGATTCTCGGGATGCCGACGTTGCGCGAGGCGACGCTAGACGACTTGAACCGCCGGCGCAACGAACTCGGCCCGGAAATCTTCCGCCGCGCGCGGCACGTAGTCGGCGAGATCGAGCGAACGACGGCGGCAGCCCGAGCGATCGCCGCGGAGGATTGGCCCGCGGTGGGCGCGGCGATGTACGCCAGTCATGCATCATTGCGCGACGATTTCGAGGTAAGCTGCGATGAATTGAACCTGCTGGTCGATTTTGCCGCTGCACTTGGACCGGAGCGAGGAGTGCTTGGATCGCGGATGACGGGCGGCGGCTTCGGCGGCTGCACGGTAAGCCTCGTGCGAGCGGACGCAGTGGATGCCGTGGCCCGTTCGATCGGCCAATCTTACCGCGAGCAAACGGGCATCGAGGCCACGAGTTTCTCGACGCGCCCCGCCGGAGGAGCGCGAGTCTTGCCGTTGACTCACGGAAGCTGA
- the galE gene encoding UDP-glucose 4-epimerase GalE produces the protein MKILVTGGAGYIGSVVVEQLIADGESVVVFDNLSQGHRAAVHPRATFVEGDLTERAAIDAALAEHRPDAVMHFASHTLVGESMQQPFLYLGANVVGGLNLLQSMSEHGVRRFILSSTANLFDAPERIPIAEDERIVPGSPYGESKHILERMLYWLDRVQGLRYAALRYFNAAGASADRGEDHHPELHLIPIVLQVALGQRKDVTIFGDDYATPDGTCVRDYIHVVDLAQAHVLALRALDGGSRVYNLGNGQGFSVRQVIETARRITGHPIPARTGPRRPGDPAVLVAGSDKIRRELGWHPRYPKLEQIVETAWAWHRRHPDGYGRSGNGQVARDK, from the coding sequence ATGAAAATCCTCGTCACCGGCGGGGCCGGGTATATCGGCAGCGTTGTCGTTGAGCAGCTCATCGCCGACGGCGAATCGGTCGTCGTGTTCGACAATCTGTCGCAAGGGCATCGCGCCGCCGTGCATCCGCGGGCCACATTCGTCGAGGGAGATTTGACCGAGCGAGCTGCAATTGATGCCGCGCTGGCCGAGCATCGCCCCGACGCCGTGATGCACTTCGCGTCCCACACGCTGGTCGGCGAATCGATGCAGCAGCCGTTCTTGTATCTCGGTGCGAATGTCGTTGGCGGGCTTAACCTGCTCCAGAGCATGAGCGAGCACGGCGTACGGCGCTTCATCCTTTCGTCGACGGCGAACCTGTTTGACGCGCCGGAGCGGATTCCGATCGCCGAGGACGAGCGGATCGTGCCGGGCAGCCCGTATGGCGAATCGAAACATATTCTCGAGCGGATGCTCTACTGGCTCGATCGAGTTCAAGGGTTGCGCTATGCCGCCCTGCGATATTTCAACGCCGCGGGCGCGAGCGCCGATCGCGGGGAAGATCATCATCCGGAATTGCACTTGATCCCGATCGTGCTGCAAGTCGCCCTCGGACAGAGAAAGGACGTCACCATCTTCGGCGACGATTATGCCACGCCGGACGGCACTTGCGTGCGCGACTATATCCACGTGGTCGATCTGGCCCAGGCCCACGTCCTGGCGCTGCGGGCGCTCGATGGCGGCAGCCGCGTCTATAATCTAGGGAACGGCCAGGGCTTCAGCGTTCGCCAGGTGATCGAAACGGCTCGGCGGATCACGGGGCATCCCATTCCCGCTCGGACCGGTCCGCGGCGGCCCGGCGACCCGGCGGTGCTCGTGGCGGGCAGCGACAAGATTCGCCGCGAACTCGGCTGGCATCCGCGCTATCCGAAGCTCGAGCAGATTGTCGAGACGGCCTGGGCTTGGCACCGGCGACATCCCGACGGATACGGACGAAGTGGCAACGGACAAGTGGCAAGAGACAAGTAG